One Trichoderma atroviride chromosome 7, complete sequence DNA segment encodes these proteins:
- a CDS encoding uncharacterized protein (BUSCO:EOG092D2GVZ~TransMembrane:1 (i242-260o)), whose amino-acid sequence MAKKRKASRHAAESSGPKELDPADARLKVNTYEDVANSEDEFLMNRDTIMLDDEPNMKRRRKEDEEIDFSDEEVFGYENEDSNKKARPSKSKRKAAQDYSDDEADKANPEEDEEEGWWGASKKEYYNADNIETEADALEEETEAKRIQQKKLAKMAEEDFIFDGDEWLTGEQEEKEGAETVTEVLKEVEVTDDMSTEERLKLLSARYPEFDYLVKDFQDLQPQLDILRADAKASAPKSLAAIKYWVLGCYVASLASYLAILTSPARDAAKAQRTIDPAELREHDVMETLIQCREAWERVKDMRSLKTSEESLAQDADSILQLNGDELAAQTKKKSKKSREADAAAAAKKAKKLAKAKAIEETVADLYDLPINTKSKAKKKDQTNNAHDDDSSDFGEEEALDARAAADKAARKKSLKFYTSQIVQKANRRAGAGRDAGGDMDIPHRERLRDRQSRLLAEAEKRGKRDSKLGANLGEDSDEEDSKTANAVRDDEDDYYDMVANASKAKKDDKTARYAAYAAASKSDRVVETEEVGEDGKRKITYAIQKNKGLAPRRSKDVRNPRVRRRKQFEAKQKKLKSMKPVWQGGEPKGGYRGELSGINATVIKSTKL is encoded by the coding sequence atggcaaagaagagaaaggcctCTCGGCACGCCGCCGAGTCCAGTGGGCCAAAAGAGCTGGACCCTGCGGACGCTCGCCTCAAAGTCAATACATACGAAGATGTGGCCAACTCAGAGGACGAATTCCTCATGAACCGGGATACAATCATGCTTGACGATGAGCCCAACATGAAGCgcaggagaaaagaagacgaggagattgaTTTTTCAGACGAGGAGGTGTTTGGTTACGAGAACGAGGACTCAAATAAAAAGGCCCGGCCGAGCAAATCAAAACGAAAAGCCGCGCAAGACTACTCAGATGATGAAGCGGATAAAGCCAATCcagaagaggacgaggaagagggatGGTGGGGTGCATCTAAGAAGGAGTACTACAATGCCGACAATATCGAAACAGAGGCGGATGCGTTGGAGGAGGAAACCGAAGCGAAGAGAATACAGCAAAAGaagttggccaagatggctgaAGAGGATTTCATCTTCGACGGAGATGAGTGGCTGACAggcgagcaagaagaaaaggaaggcGCAGAAACAGTGACCGAGGTCCTTAAAGAGGTCGAGGTGACTGATGACATGAGCACCGAGGAACGACTGAAGCTGTTATCTGCTCGATACCCCGAATTCGACTATCTCGTCAAAGATTTCCAAGACCTGCAGCCACAGCTAGATATTCTGAGGGCAGACGCCAAAGCCTCTGCCCCCAAGTCTCTAGCTGCCATCAAGTACTGGGTGCTTGGGTGCTATGTTGCTTCGCTAGCCAGCTACTTGGCCATCCTAACATCTCCAGCCCGCGACGCGGCCAAGGCACAAAGAACTATCGATCCTGCCGAGCTGCGTGAACACGATGTGATGGAAACTCTTATCCAGTGCCGCGAGGCATGGGAGCGTGTCAAGGACATGCGATCCCTCAAGACATCCGAGGAGTCATTGGCACAAGATGCTGACTCTATTCTTCAGTTGAACGGAGATGAATTAGCTGCCCAGACTaagaagaagtccaagaagTCAAGAGAGgcggatgctgctgctgcggcgaagaaggcgaagaagctggcaaaggccaaggcaatCGAGGAGACAGTTGCTGATCTTTATGACTTGCCCATCAACACAAAgtcaaaagcaaagaagaaggatcaGACAAACAATGCTCATGACGACGATAGCTCAGACTTTGGTGAAGAGGAGGCTCTGGACGCTCGCGCAGCAGCTGACAAGGCGGCGCgcaagaagagcttgaagtTCTACACCTCCCAGATTGTGCAAAAGGCCAACCGccgcgctggtgctggtcgCGATGCAGGTGGTGATATGGATATTCCTCACCGCGAGCGCTTACGAGACCGCCAATCACGTCTcctggctgaggctgaaaagCGAGGCAAGAGAGATTCCAAGCTCGGCGCGAACCTCGGCGAGGACAGTGACGAAGAGGATTCCAAGACCGCCAACGCGGTGcgcgatgatgaagacgactATTACGACATGGTAGCAAACgcttccaaggccaagaaggacgacAAGACGGCTCGATACGCAGCCTACGCCGCCGCAAGCAAGTCCGACAGAGTGGTAGAGACAGAGGAGGTTGGCGAGGACGGCAAGCGAAAGATTACATACGCCATCCAGAAGAACAAGGGTCTGGCgcccagaagaagcaaggacGTCCGCAACCCCAGAGTCAGGAGGAGAAAGCAGTTCGAGgccaagcagaagaagctgaagagcaTGAAGCCGGTGTGGCAAGGTGGCGAGCCCAAGGGAGGCTACCGCGGCGAGCTCAGCGGTATCAACGCTACTGTCATCAAGAGTACGAAGCTGTAG
- a CDS encoding uncharacterized protein (TransMembrane:1 (o293-310i)~BUSCO:EOG092D2Y9W): protein MSDLSHKKRKRDGEKSESSKKKVVLDAPHPIATVSSVLRPKSCPPVIANTPGMEMPSNLTFHSYLPKNATSSKSKKTAIEKGLLLHSSTHRNLDYTAREEERGSKPLLNHYIGIYDPKTGKLQVVEAKKMVVRGAVRSKQVATEQEGKKSMLDQRTDLGQTFGTKKAKKAIQDKVLNAIAPQRKPGDTSTPVKLDDSSKAILSSIGAVTSTMASREELQAAVDEAKPVPKANVDASEVYDVYRPEELIGADIINLVPIREWQEKAKHGESIQFQSRYVVSRVQAIASNDSAEMRLRVLRYLSIVLLFYLYSKPGRQKGTRQLPPREKLRELLAPAPEAVVENIRRKFSDGGQLRKFHIDLLIAHCCALACIVDNFEVDTQALKDDLKLDQRVMNQYFHEIGARVKPIKDKTEERTLQVAKLTLPLDLPKQRQIRARR from the exons ATGTCTGATCTGAGCcacaagaagaggaagagggatgGGGAGAAATCGGAgtcgtcgaagaagaaagtcgTTCTCGACGCGCCTCATCCAATTGCTACAGTCTCCTCTGTTCTTCGCCCAAAGTCATGTCCTCCTGTGATTG CAAATACCCCAGGCATGGAAATGCCCTCGAATCTCACGTTTCACTCATATCTCCCTAAAAATGCGACCTCTTCAAAGTCAAAAAAGACCGCCATCGAAAAGGGACTGCTGCTTCACTCCTCAACACACCGAAATCTGGACTATacagcaagagaagaagaacgaggCTCGAAGCCGCTTTTGAACCACTATATCGGCATCTACGATCCCAAAACCGGCAAATTACAAGTTGTtgaggccaagaagatggtTGTGCGTGGTGCCGTCCGATCGAAGCAAGTAGCAACAGAGCAAGAGGGCAAGAAG AGCATGTTGGATCAGAGAACGGACCTTGGTCAGACTTTCGGAaccaaaaaggccaagaaggctaTCCAAGACAAGGTATTGAACGCCATTGCTCCGCAAAGGAAGCCTGGCGACACCAGCACCCCAGTGAAGCTGGACGATTCCTCCAAAGCCATTCTCAGCTCCATTGGCGCGGTTACATCAACAATGGCCtcgagagaagagctgcaggcAGCCGTCGACGAAGCCAAGCCGGTGCCCAAGGCAAATGTCGATGCCAGCGAAGTCTACGACGTATACCGCCCCGAAGAACTCATCGGAGCAGACATTATCAACCTTGTGCCTATCCGAGAATGgcaagaaaaggccaagcacGGCGAAAGCATTCAGTTCCAATCTCGATATGTTGTCTCTCGTGTGCAAGCCATTGCCTCCAACGACTCTGCAGAGATGCGGTTGCGCGTGCTGAGATACCTCTCCATTGTCCTCCTGTTTTACCTCTACTCAAAGCCTGGCCGCCAAAAGGGCACTCGACAGCTGCCTCCCCGAGAAAAGCTCCGAGAGCTCCTGGCACCAGCTCCCGAAGCCGTCGTTGAGAACATTCGTCGCAAATTCTCAGACGGCGGTCAACTGAGAAAGTTCCACATTGACCTCCTGATTGCGCACTGCTGCGCACTGGCTTGTATCGTCGACAACTTTGAAGTGGACACACAGGCTCTGAAGGACGATCTTAAGCTGGACCAGAGAGTGATGAACCAGTACTTCCACGAGATTGGAGCAAGAGTGAAGCCTATCAAGGACAAGACTGAGGAGCGAACGCTGCAAGTGGCGAAGCTGACGCTGCCTCTAGACCTTCCGAAGCAGCGACAAATCCGAGCGCGCCGATAG
- a CDS encoding uncharacterized protein (EggNog:ENOG41~TransMembrane:2 (i107-125o145-164i)), whose product MLFRELRWGIFRLRGLSSTFLSLRQVKSFRLYKCNHEEGTHERIHLDKNGAADLQVFLHMYKSWSVPSHIALAWANWIHQTLNNSSLDVVDGTYAIEVVLDWSPTRISIVLLFPVLLSLAIGLWLNSVAWTDLATIQSAWGTASYIVTAGGLLAALLAIISSIANE is encoded by the exons ATGCTCTTCCGGGAGCTCCGCTGGGGTATTTTCCGACTTCGCGGGCTGAGCAGTACCTTCTTATCTCTAAGACAGGTAAAGAGTTTCAGGCTGTATAAA TGCAACCATGAAGAGGGAACCCATGAACGCATCCATCTTGACAAGAATGGGGCCGCGGATTTGCAGGTCTTTCTGCACATGTATAAGAGCTGGTCTGTCCCTAGCCATATTGCACTGGCCTGGGCGAACTGGATCCACCAGACGCTAAATAACAGCTCGCTCGATGTAGTTGACGGGACGTATGCGATTGAGGTTGTGCTAGACTGGTCGCCGACCAGAATCTCAATTGTGTTACTCTTTCCAGTGCTGCTGAGCTTAGCAATAGGACTCTGGCTTAATTCAGTCGCCTGGACAGACCTTGCAACTATACAGAGCGCTTGGGGAACCGCGTCGTATATTGTGACTGCTGGAGGCC TGCTCGCAGCATTGTTGGCTATTATCAGCAGCATTGCAAATGAATAG
- a CDS encoding uncharacterized protein (EggNog:ENOG41), translating into MVEFSLLSYDPYKIPSARSHLSNNLPFNLYNNKRREEDKKRPMKEKTNLLLAVSHVAALRQQETKRQREEQQEREQNQQELVVHAEQEGKEEEKENTKFQELKATSARGRVEAWKRIHDAKARRNYFSRAQVDEEVMRMVEQVDRDLGLAKCRMEDGTEEPHEEWRARMLVLREAIYRLWNENEERIRGALPRYVEGVAVRDGIEPPKFLGERRTRISGLGACFQCLMEGMACSRGVVTGRGEGAEKKGCERCERKGYKCIVEYGVDSDGEEGGKGDDKKEKKEKMYEWGWVDEASDREPVEETLELWKRRKRGDRLEVIGSGLQWVEAGGFALPSCEKVRKPIEG; encoded by the coding sequence ATGGTCGAGTTCAGCCTCTTATCATATGATCCTTACAAGATACCATCCGCAAGAAGCCATCTCAGCAACAACTTACCTTTCAACTTATACAACAacaaaaggagagaagaagacaagaaaaggccaatgaAGGAGAAGACTAATCTTCTCCTAGCCGTCAGCCATGTCGCCGCGCTACGCCAACAAGAAACCAAACGCCAGCGAGAAGAGCAACAAGAGCGGGAGCAAAACCAGCAAGAACTAGTCGTACACGCAGaacaagaaggaaaagaggaggaaaaggaaaatacaAAGTTTCAAGAATTAAAAGCCACATCAGCCAGAGGAAGGGTCGAAGCCTGGAAACGCATCCACGATGCAAAAGCCCGCCGCAACTACTTTTCAAGAGCGCAGGTTGACGAGGAAGTCATGCGGATGGTGGAACAGGTGGATCGCGACTTGGGGCTGGCGAAGTGCCGGATGGAGGATGGCACGGAGGAGCCGCATGAGGAgtggagggcgaggatgctTGTGCTGCGAGAGGCGATTTATCGGCTGTGGAACGAGAATGAGGAGAGGATTCGGGGGGCGCTGCCGCGGTATGTGGAGGGCGTTGCGGTGAGGGATGGGATTGAGCCGCCAAAGTTTttgggggagaggaggacgaggattTCGGGGCTGGGGGCGTGTTTCCAGTGCTTGATGGAGGGGATGGCGTGTTCGAGGGGGGTGGTTacggggaggggggagggggcggagaagaaggggtGTGAGAGGTGTGAGAGGAAGGGGTATAAGTGTATTGTTGAGTATGGGGTGGATAGCGATGGTGAAGAAGGGGGGAAAGGGGAtgacaagaaggagaagaaggagaagatgtaTGAATGGGGCTGGGTGGATGAAGCGTCTGATAGGGAGCCGGTGGAAGAGACGTTGGAGCTGTGGAAGCGCAGAAAGAGGGGAGATAGGCTGGAGGTGATTGGAAGTGGTTTGCAATGGGTTGAGGCGGGAGGCTTTGCGCTGCCGAGTTGTGAGAAGGTGAGAAAGCCTATTGAGGGTTGA